A portion of the Trichomycterus rosablanca isolate fTriRos1 chromosome 17, fTriRos1.hap1, whole genome shotgun sequence genome contains these proteins:
- the phka2 gene encoding phosphorylase b kinase regulatory subunit alpha, liver isoform — translation MRSRSNSGVRLDAYARLVQETILCYQNPVTGLLPASAQKKDAWVRDNVYSILAVWGLGMAYRKNADRDEDKAKAYELEQSVVKLMQGLLQCMMRQVEKVEKFKHTQSTKDCLHAKYQTSTCATVVGDDKWGHLQVDATSLYLLMLAQMTASGLRIISNLDEVAFIQNLVFYIEAAYKVADYGMWERGDKTNQGIPELNGSSVGMAKAALEAIDELDLFGAHGGPRSVIHVLPDEVEHCQSILCSMLPRASTSKEIDAGLLSVISFPAFAVEDADLVNITKSEIISKLQGRYGCCRFIRDGYRTPKEDPSRLHYDPAELKLFENIECEWPVFWTYLIIDGVFNGDHVQVQEYREALEGIVIRGKHGIRLIPELYAVPASKVEEEYRNPHSVDRVAEGQLPHLWGQSLYILSSLLAEGFLAPGEIDPLNRRFSTGFKPDVVVQVSVLAETEEIQALLRDHGIDVQTISEVLPIRILPARILSHIYSKLGSFKKMNLTGRPYRHIGVLGTSKFYEIRNRTYTFTPQFIDQHHFYLALDTLMIVEMLRTELAYLSSCWRMTGRPTLTFPITKSMLVEDGESIDPCIVSTLRKLQDGYLAGARVQMATLPTFITTSFHTKLSFMDADSEENLEEEEDDDDYENDEDTEQSFSPTGAIDLPVEVGENMQTSQRKDPDRPAWGSNPGPSCYSRDVLDQYFEHLLESTATTSHLPPIQKGQHHVFSAEHTTRDILTLMAQVQGLNMPKSSMYLPVTPIMNKHRKSLNLLVVPHPQHPPHHYKASSADLHLPRDSQGNTDFGALVNHLKECPTLQDQADILYILHAMKGAEWMVNISGQKVATVRTLLEELYVKAGESKEWGLIRYISGILKKRVEVLAEACTDLISHHKQLTVGLPPEPREKVIAVPLPPEELNNLIYEASGQDISIAVLTQEIMVFLAMYVRSQPSLFGDMLRLRIGLIIQVMATELARSLQCSGEEASEALMNLSPSDMKNLLHHILSGKEFGVERSVRPTESFGTSPSISIHELGHVGATKTERTGIRKLKTEIKQILPGSHSTGSTVASPTRCSSPSTPSGIMSPTGVEDSRLQWEERQGQWLRRRRLDGAINRVPMGFYQKVWNILQKCHGLSIAGYVLPASTTREMTEGEIKFAVHVESVLNRVPQPEYRQLLVEAIMVLTLVADLEIPSIGGILLIDRIVQMANELFLQDQKSSGANEFFQERDPATGICNFFYDSAPSGSYGTLTYLSKAVTAYVQDFLPNTSCLMQ, via the exons ATGAGGAGCAGAAGTAATTCAGGAGTGCGTCTGGATGCTTATGCTCGCCTTGTCCAGGAGACCATCCTGTGTTACcag AATCCAGTGACAGGTCTACTCCCTGCCAGTGCACAGAAAAAGGATGCCTGGGTTAGAGACAACGTTTACAGCATCCTTGCAGTATGGGGCTTGGGTATGGCCTATCGCAAGAACGCAGACCGTGATGAGGACAAAGCCAAGGCCTACGAGCTTGAGCAG AGTGTGGTCAAGCTGATGCAAGGTCTACTCCAGTGTATGATGAGACAG GTGGAGAAagtggagaagtttaaacacacacagagcacaaAGGACTGCCTGCATGCCAAGTACCAAACATCCACCTGTGCCACTGTGGTAGGGGATGACAAGTGGGGGCACCTGCAGGTAGACGCCACGTCACTGTATTTGCTTATGCTGGCGCAGATGACTGCATCAG GTTTGCGGATCATATCTAACCTGGATGAAGTGGCGTTTATTCAGAACCTGGTGTTCTACATTGAGGCTGCTTATAAAGTCGCT GATTATGGGATGTGGGAAAGAGGAGACAAGACCAACCAGGGAATTCCTGAACTAAATGGGAGCTCTGTTGGAATGGCAAAG GCTGCCCTGGAGGCCATTGATGAACTTGACCTATTTGGAGCTCATGGTGGCCCCAGATCAGTGATTCATGTTCTGCCAGATGAAGTGGAACATTGCCAG TCCATCCTGTGCTCCATGCTGCCTAGAGCCTCGACGTCTAAAGAGATTGACGCCGGTctactgtcagttatctccTTCCCTGCGTTTGCGGTGGAGGATGCAGATCTGGTCAACATCACCAAAAGTGAGATAATCTCCAAGCTGCAG GGACGTTACGGGTGCTGCCGATTTATTAGAGATGGATACAGAACCCCAAAAGAG GACCCATCTCGGCTACATTATGACCCAGCAGAATTGAAGCTGTTTGAGAATATTGAATGTGAATGGCCAGTCTTTTGGACTTACCTCATTATTGATGGTGTTTTTAATGGGGACCATGTACAG GTTCAGGAATACAGGGAGGCTCTGGAAGGCATCGTGATCCGAGGCAAGCATGGCATCCGTCTGATACCTGAACTGTACGCTGTACCAGCCAGCAAG GTTGAGGAAGAGTATAGGAACCCTCACAGTGTGGACCGAGTAGCTGAAGGCCAGCTACCTCATTTATGGGGACAGTCACTTTACATCCTGAGCAGTTTGTTAGCAGAG GGATTTCTGGCTCCGGGAGAGATAGACCCTCTAAACCGAAGATTTTCCACTGGCTTCAAGCCAGATGTTGTAGTTCAAG TGAGTGTATTGGCTGAGACAGAGGAGATCCAGGCACTGCTGAGGGATCATGGGATTGATGTTCAGACCATCTCCGAAGTACTGCCCATTCGAATACTGCCGGCTCGTATTCTGAGCCACATCTATTCCAAGCTTG GAAGTTTTAAGAAGATGAATCTGACTGGACGGCCATACCGGCACATTGGTGTTCTAGGAACTTCTAAGTTCTATGAGATCAGAAATCGTACCTACACTTTCACACCACAG TTTATTGACCAGCATCATTTCTACCTGGCCCTGGATACTCTGATGATCGTGGAGATGCTAAGGACAGAGCTGGCTTACCTCTCTTCCTGTTGGCGGATGACTGGAAGACCCACACTTACCTTTCCAATCACAAAGAGCATGCTGG tgGAAGATGGTGAAAGCATCGACCCCTGTATTGTGTCCACGCTGAGAAAGCTGCAGGATGGCTATTTAGCCGGCGCGAG AGTGCAGATGGCGACGCTTCCCACTTTCATTACAACATCTTTTCATACCAAACTCAGCTTCATGGACGCTGACTCAGAGGAGAATCTagaagaggaggaggatgatgatgattatgaaAATGATGAAGATACAGAGCAAAGTTTTTCCCCGACTG GCGCCATTGATCTGCCAGTAGAggtcggggagaacatgcaaacttcgcaaagaaaggacccggaccgccccgcttggggatcgaacccaggaccttcttgct ATTCCAGAGATGTGCTCGACCAGTACTTTGAACACCTCCTGGAGAGTACGGCAACAACGTCACACCTCCCTCCCATCCAGAAAGGGCAGCATCATGTCTTCAGTGCTGAACATACCACCAGAGACATTCTGACCCTCATGGCTCAGGTTCAGGGTCTCAACATGCCCA AGTCGTCTATGTATTTACCTGTAACTCCCATCATGAACAAACACAGGAAGAGTCTGAACCTGCTGGTCGTTCCACACCCTCAACACCCTCCTCACCATTACAAG GCTTCATCTGCTGACCTGCATCTTCCCCGGGATTCTCAAGGCAACACTGACTTTGGTGCTCTGGTAAATCACCTGAAGGAATGCCCAACGTTACAGGACCAAGCGGATATTCTCTACATTCTCCATGCTATGAA AGGTGCGGAGTGGATGGTGAACATATCGGGGCAGAAGGTTGCCACAGTGCGCACTCTGCTGGAGGAGCTCTACGTTAAAGCTGGGGAGAGTAAAGAATGGGGACTGATTCGCTACATCTCTGGCATTCTGAAGAAGAGGGTGGAGGTCTTGGCAGAG GCCTGCACTGATCTGATTTCACATCATAAGCAGCTGACAGTTGGTCTTCCTCCAGAGCCGAGAGAGAAAGTCATCGCTGT TCCTCTTCCACCCGAAGAACTAAATAATTTGATCTACGAGGCCAGTGGGCAGGATATAAGCATTGCAGTACTTACCCAG GAAATAATGGTGTTCCTTGCCATGTACGTGCGCTCCCAGCCAAGTCTTTTTGGGGACATGTTGCGACTGAGAATAGGTCTCATAATACAGGTGATGGCCACTGAGCTCGCCCGTAGTCTTCAGTGCTCAG GCGAAGAGGCATCAGAAGCTTTGATGAACCTGAGTCCATCTGACATGAAGAACCTGTTGCATCACATCCTGAGTGGAAAAGAGTTTGGAGTTGAGAGAAGCG TGCGTCCCACTGAGTCCTTTGGCACCAGTCCGTCCATTTCCATCCATGAGCTCGGACACGTAGGTGCCACCAAGACGGAGCGCACGGGCATCAGGAAACTGAAGACTGAAATCAAACAG ATCCTCCCTGGCAGTCATTCCACTGGCAGCACAGTCGCATCCCCAACG AGGTGCAGCAGTCCATCCACCCCGAGTGGGATCATGTCTCCCACAGGTGTAGAAGACTCGCGCCTCCAGTGGGAAGAGAGACAAGGCCAGTGGCTGAGGAGACGCAGACTGGACGGTGCAATTAATCGCGTACCGATGGGCTTCTACCAGAAGGTGTGGAATATCTTGCAGAAGTGCCACGGCCTCTCCATCGCAGGATACGTCCTTCCTGCCTCCACCACACGAGAA atGACCGAGGGGGAAATCAAGTTTGCTGTGCATGTTGAATCTGTCCTGAATCGTGTTCCACAGCCTGAGTACAGGCAGCTGCTGGTGGAGGCCATCATGGTGCTCACCCTGGTGGCTGATTTAGAGATTCCCAGTATCGGTGGCATCCTTCTTATCGACCGCATTGTTCAAATGGCGAACGAGCTCTTCCTACAGGACCAG AAATCTAGTGGGGCCAATGAGTTTTTCCAGGAGAGAGATCCAGCCACTGGAATCTGCAACTTCTTCTATGACAGCGCCCCCAGTGGCAGCTACGGTACTCTGACCTACTTGTCCAAAGCTGTGACCGCCTACGTTCAGGACTTTCTCCCCAACACCAGCTGTCTCATGCAGTAA
- the LOC134331902 gene encoding ubiquitin carboxyl-terminal hydrolase 29-like, whose protein sequence is MPRLFTFRRNNKVNPVNHDVETVRTTEDPQMEGKLQDSPKTSGKSRFFGKSFLKRLFSRKKKVPPTEENVEAVSTTESVTTDVCTVDEAHSEEAESPTPVLSDDRKQELQNRGFDNLGNSCYVNASMQCLFSAESFCKQLMNNINEDMPDESANLTGCFAKLWSMRDSSDWSTKNSLVLNLIEAAALNNPEFTPDTQNMCSVITVARKIKYQHFCISIF, encoded by the exons ATGCCTcgtttatttacttttagacgg AACAATAAAGTTAATCCAGTAAACCATGATGTGGAGACTGTCCGCACGACAGAAGA TCCACAAATGGAGGGGAAACTTCAGGACTCCCCAAAGACTTCAGGCAAAAGTCGTTTCTTTGGCAAGTCGTTTCTGAAACGTCTTTTCAGCAGG AAGAAGAAAGTACCACCGACAGAAGAAAATGTAGAAGCTGTCAGCACTACAGAAAG TGTAACGACGGATGTGTGTACGGTGGATGAAGCCCACAGCGAAGAGGCTGAATCACCCACACCAGTTCTCTCCGACGACAGAAAACAGGAGCTACAGAACAGAGG GTTTGACAACTTGGGAAATAGCTGCTACGTAAATGCCAGTATGCAGTGCCTGTTCAGTGCAGAATCTTTCTGCAAACAGCTCATGAATAACATAAATGAGGACATGCCAGATGAATCAGCCAACCTTACCGG ATGTTTTGCAAAGCTGTGGTCCATGAGAGACAGCTCTGATTGGTCCACCAAGAATTCTCTCGTATTGAACTTGATCGAGGCAGCTGCGCTTAACAACCCTGAATTTACACCTGACACTCAGAAT atGTGTTCAGTTATCACAGTTGCAAGAAAGATTAAATATCAGCACTTCTGTATCtcaatattttaa